The window TAACCAGAAATCATTCCATATGTCATCCCAAGCACCATATCAATCACAACCGCTAATGCTGCAATATATAAAGAAACTCGCGTTCCCATCCAAACTCGCGTCCAAATATCACGCCCGAGCGTATCTGTTCCAAAAAAGTAATACACCTCATCTAGTCCACGTTGTTCATAAACATTGACACCATTATGAGTTCCATTAAAAATTCCTAACTTTTCAAGCCCCGGAATACGTGGTGGTAAATTAACATGTTCCATAATGACCGAATCATACGTATGTGAACTAAACATCGGTGCAAAAATCGCCATTAACACTAAAAAAACAATAAAAACAAATCCAACTAATGCTCCTTTATTTTGAATAAATCGCTGCCAGACATCTTTCCAAAACGATTGCCCTTGATACACGACATCAGTTTGGATTTTTTCATCTTGAAAGACTAACTCAAAATCATTTTGTAAAAAATCTTGATTATGACTCATGACTTCCACCTTCTTTCGATAAACGGATTCTTGGATCAATGACTCCATATAAAATATCCACAACTAACATTGTTCCGATGAACAAAATACTGTAAATAAACGATAAGGCAATGATGACATTGTAGTCATTCACTTGAATCGCTGTCACCAATAAACTCCCCATACCAGGAATCGCAAAGATTTTCTCTACCACTAAGCTTCCCGTCATTAAACTGACCATTAATGGTGCAACGACTGTGATAACCGGAATTAGGGCATTTCTCATCGCATGTTTTAAAATTAAATTTTTCTTTTTAACTCCTTTTGCTTTAACGAGCAACATAAAGTCCGATTGTAAAACCTCAATCATTTCTGAACGCAAGAAGCGTGCCACGTTCGCAATAACAAACATCGAAAGTGCAATGGTCGGTAAAATCGTTGATAAAAATGACTTATCAAGATTATACGTAATTGGGAACCATTTAAATTTATAACCTAAAAAGAAACAAAGTCCTAACGCAAACACATACGATGGCACACTGACTCCAATCACTGAAATAACAGTAGCTCCAGTATCAACCCACGTATTACGACGAAGCGCAGCCACTAGTCCAAGTAATAAACCAATCACTGTTCCTAACACAATCGCTTGTAATCCAATACGAATCGTAATCATAACGCGACCACCAATCAATGTACTCACGGGTACATCTTTTTGAATCGCATATGAAACACCAAAATCCCCTTCAAATAAGGCTAATTTTAAATAGTTAAAGAAACGAATGAAAATTGGTTGATCGAGCCCATATTTTGCTTCAAGTAATGCTCGTTGAGCATCCGTTAACTTTTCATCATTAAACGGTGTCCCTGGCATAAATTCAAGCATTAAAAATAAAAACAATAAAATTAAAAAGATTGTCACGACTGAAATAGCTAGTCGCTTTAAAATATATTTCCACATATTTCACACCCCCTATATGGTGATATAAAAATATTACAGGGTAAATGGCCCTGTAATATCTTCGTTTTTGTTCTATTCCGAAATTTTTACATTTTTATAAATGAATGGAACTCCTACTGAATGTGTTTCAATTCCACTTACTTTTGGATTAATTAAATAGGTATTTCCTTGTTGATAAAGTGGAGCAACTGCTGCATCTTCACCAATTAACAAGGCTTCTGCCTCTTTCATTGCTTCCCAACGCGCTTCTACATCATAGACTAAATCCCCTTTATCGATACGTCCCATTAATGTGTCGTAATCTTCACTTGAATAATTAGGCATATTGTTATCATTTCCTGTGATAAACATATCTAAATAAGTCGTTGGATCTGCATAATCTGGTCCCCATCGTGTTAATCCAAGTTCATAAGCCCCCGTACGCATTAATTCAACACGTTGTTTTTTCGGTTGTGATTTTAACTCAATTGTTAAACCTGGTAAGTTGGTTTGTAATTCTGATTGAATGAACTCGGCACATTTTTTAATTGAATCCGTATCTTCAAATAATAATTCAAAAGTTAAACTATCCACACCTAATTCAGATTTTACTTTTTCCCAGTACTCTTGTGCTTTTTTCACATCATACTCTAAATAAGTCCCAGCTGTTTCACGGAAGTCTTTTCCATCTGGTCCTGTTGCTAAACTAACCGGAACAATAAAGTCCGCAACAGTTGAACCATCATTTAAGACAGCTTGTGTTAACTGTTCTTTATTAATTCCATGTCCTAATGCTTTACGTAAGTTAACATTACTTAATTCCTCAACCTCTTGGTTTGGAGACATATACCATAAGTACCCTTCATGAATTAACGTGAAAGCTTCGTTTGTTTTATATAAGTCAACAATTTCTCCAGCTAAACGAACAACATCTAAATTTCCTGATTCAAACTCAAGTGCTGCTGTTTGGGAATCTTTCATGATTTTATATTCGATTCCAGCAAGCTCTACCTTATCTTTATCATAGTAAGTCTCATTTTTCTCTACTTTGAAGCTATGACCTTGCGTCCATTCTGTCATTTTGAAAGGCCCATTCGCTAATAATCCTTCAGGACTTTGGGCATAATCCGCACCTTTTTCTGTCACGAACGCTTCGTTTAATGGATAGAATGATGGAAAAGCCATCAATTGTAAGAAGTATGGAACTGGTAACTCTAATGATACCTCTAACGTTTTGTCATCTATTGCTTTTACACCTAACTCTTCAAGAGGCAACTCCCCAGCATTAACAGCTGCTGCATTTGTAATTCCAGCAACATCTGCAATAAATCCATATTCACTCGCTGTCTCTGGATTTACTAAGCGACGCCAGGCATACACAAAATCAGCTGCTGTGACAGGCTCACCATTATTCCAGTTCGCATCTTCTCTTAAAACAAATGTATGAGTCAATCCATCTTCTGACTCTTCATGACTCTTTGCAAGTGCAGGAACTGCATTTCCATCTGCATCTAACGTATACAGTCCTTCAATCGTTGCCGCAATGACCTCAAATGATAATCCATCTGATGCGACATGATGATCCATTGAAGATATTTCCACATCTTTTGCTACTTTTAAGAACTTTCCATCACTTGAGTCAGAATTGCCTGAACAAGCCGTCAAGGTCATGACAGAAAACACAAAAATCATCAAGAATTTTGCATATTTCTTCATGATAATCCCCCCTTTTTAATAAAATAACTTCATTATTATGACAAAAACTATCATACTCACTTTTTGAAGTTTAATAAATCCTATGAAACGAAAGAAGACCTCATACTATGAAAACGAATGTAAAAATTAAAAATGTAAAAAATTATTAAGAAAATTAAGATTATTTTATCTTAATTTTTACAATCATTATATTCATTAAACTAAAAAAGATTAATCCCCAACCAGTAGATGACTACTTGGTGAAGACTAATCTTTTTATACTAAATGATCTTTCACATACTATCTAAAAATATAAATTAAGTTGAGAAAAAAGGGTGTTAGAACTTATTATTAGCTGTTAATTCTTCTTTTTCTTAATACATAAAACACCTGTTAATATCCCAATAAAGCCAAACAATCCTAATAATCCTGAAAAGCCAGTTTCCGGTTGGTGAATGACATGTTCTGGATCATCTAGCTCATTTGATTGTTCTGGTTGTTCGGGTTGTTCGGGTTCTACCGGTTGTTCCGGTTCCACTGGTTGTTCGGGTTCTACGGGTTGTTCGGGTTCCACTGGTTGTTCGGGTTCTACCGGTTGTTCCGGTTCTACCGGTTGTTCCGGTTCCACTGGCTGTTCTGGATCCACTGGCTGTTCGGGTTCCACTGGCTGTTCGGGTTCTACGGGTTGCTCGGGTTCCACTGGCTGTTCGGGTTCTACGGGTTGGACGATAGTCACTGTAATTTCTTTTTCAGCTTTGTTTTGATCAGAGTCTAATACCGTGTACTTGACTCGATACGTTCCTGGTACGTTAGGATCAAGTTTTGTTTCAATGATCGTGTTTTCTTGATCCAGTGAAATCTCGCCATCTTCGTTATCCGTTGCTGAAACTAAATCATATAGATCGATTACATCTCCAACTTTAAAGGTATACGACTCCTCAGCTTGTAAAACGGGAATTCCTCCTGTTTTGATTTGGTGATATAAGTCTAAATAAGGCGCTTTATCTTCATCCCTTAACTGATTAATCGCGGCAAGAATTTGACTTTTTTTAGCGCTATTGATTTTTTTATTTTGTAGTTCCGCTTCAGAGACGTGACGTTGATAGTCATCAATCATTTCTTTTAACTGAGAGGCCAGAACCTCATAATTAATTTGATCAAATTCTTCATCGGTCATGTTTTCTTTCACAAATCCACAATTTTTAATGACATAACGCGTGTTTTTTTCCGTGGTACGGTAATTTTCAATTTCATTGCCCGTTACCTGACTAAAGACCTTCACATAATTTTGAGGATTATCATGATAAATCTCGACGACATAGTTTGAATCAACGGTGAGTTTTTCTGTCACTGTCGTTAAACTTAAATAATTATTTCCTTTCGCTTCTTTATAATAGACTTCTTGTCCTTGAGGATCTAAAATCTTAATGCTTGTATAAACCTCATCCGGACGATTGGCCCACGAGGCATTTCGATTTCCTAAATCAGCCCCACCCAGTGTGATGGTTGCTTCATTTGTTGAATTTAACTCCATTTTAAACCCATAGGTATTATAAATACCTTTAATTCCTAACCACATGCACGTCTCTTGTTGACTCGTATCCGTACTTCGATAATCAAATGTCGCTTCATTTTGTCCTTCTTTAATGATGACATATTGCGGATCATAGACATAATCCCCATTTGGAATTGGCATTTGAAGCGTGTAGGTTCCCACTGGAAGGTCATCGAACACCACTGTTTCACTTGTTATCTTCACTTTAGCAACTGATGTTTCTCCATCCATTAAGTAGATATATTTTCCGATAACATCATCTAAATTTTGAATCTGAATCGTTAAGTCTAGCGATCCTTTTAAGCCGTATTTACTCAACAATTCATTTGAAACTAAGGCAAATTCACCATGAAGATTTTCTTTTATCTTAATTTCTGTTGCCATCGCTTCACTCACTAAGTCACTTAAAATACTGACATACTGATAGTTTCCAACATCTAAGGTCGATTTCGTTTGATCCGAGATGTCCACTCCCCAAGCCTCAAAGTAAGGCACGACGTTATACCCATAATTTTCGGCAATCGCTAACGTATAAGCGTCTTGATTTTTAATGGCTCCCTTGTCATTAACATAACGTCGATACCATTGATTAATGTTGGCATACGTGTGATACGAATCAAAACTTTCTAAAAGATTTAACAAGGCATAGAGTCGATAATACACATCCAATTGGGAAAACGTTTCTCCTGATAATCGATTCAAATTATACTTATGCTCCGTTTGGTCAAGCATTCCGACTCCACCTAAGTTCCCATAAAAATCATAATTTTGAGAGAATCGATCGGTATTTAAACTGTAATACTGAAAAAACCAACCTAAAATATTGTTTGAGACTTCTCCTAATGCCATACCGTTTGAACCGAGCGATCCTTGGTAACCGTGGGCAATCTCATGTAATCCTCCCCAGTTTCTTTGGAAAAACGATGCCACGCTAGCCGAGTTAATCGCCACATGACTGATGGAATAGTAAGCCGCTCCGGCACTATCTTTATCTGCCTTAATCGTATATCGACTTCGAACGTTTTGGTCAATCGCTTCTTCTGGATTAAACTCTAACCCTAAGCACTCATCAAAGAAATCAACCGCTTCCTGCCAGTAATATAAAAATTCATCTAACGTATTAAACGCATTTCCAAAGTAAGTAGGAGCCGTAATTTTCGTTCGATCTGCATACGGCACTAAAACCGTAATCACTTCATTTTCAATGACCGCATAGTTTCCACTGTCTTTTTCCCACTCCGACATAAAGTTAGCTTCATCATCCCCATCATGATAATACTGAACCGACTTAACAGCCGGGTCAACAAATTCAATTTCAATGATCTGTTTTTCAATGTTTTCTCCCACGGCTGTACGGGCAAATAAGACAATATCATGATTAGCTGTCACAAGTTGTTCGGTTTTATCTTTATTTAGTTGAGTGGATTGTTCGGTATCCGCATCATTATTTAACCCTTGGAGCTGAATATTTAAATCTCCACTAATCATTTTCACTTTTACATTGGAACCTTGGGGTAAGAACACGCCTAAGTGTTGACGATCCCCTGAGTTCGCTCGATGAGTCCCAACTAAACTCATATTCCAAACCGAGGGTAAATCATAAAGTGTGCGTTGAATACTAGGATTCACGTTTGAATCATCCGAGACAATGACAGGTACTGTGATTTCTGTCGTATTCTGATGTGAATCCGTGACCGTATAAACGACAGCATACGTTCCAGCCGTTGTTTCATCCACATTCTCAGATTTCACTTGAATGTGTTGAGTTAAATCCCCATCTTCAAAATCTCTCGCATAAATTCGATATTTAGCTTCCTGTAAATCTAGTGAATCTCCTACTTTTAAGGTGATTTGTGTCGTTCCATAAAATTCAGGAGCATTTGTTTCGCTATAATAAGCATTCGCTGCCTGAACCGAATGATGATTGATATTTAAAAGTGCAGTGATTCCAAGCAGAGCTAAGTTGAAATACTTTTTGATGTCAAACACATCCTTTCATTAAAAATATCTTGTTGCAAAATATCTAGAATTATATCGAATAACTAATAATTTTGTCGAATAAAAAGCACTTCCTTATTTTATAAAGATAATTTAACTCTATCATTAACTCTCTATTTAAAATTTCTTAAATCTGTAAAAATTTTCTCTTTAAGATGAGATAAGTTATTCAACATCTAAGATATCCTATAATCCCTGTAATCACACGATTCTATTATTTATGAATATTATCCTGTTTTACAAGAAATGAAGTTGTGATTAATTGAGATTAACATCTAGATTTCTATTGAAACATGCTCCTATGAACAAAAAAATCTGTGCAAAGGCACAGATTTTTTATTATTTTACTTTTGATCCGTTTGGTAATTCATCAATGATTGTAGGTAATGTTAATACTCCATCGTTAGATGCAGCTAAAACCATCCCTTCTGATAACTCACCACGTAATTTTACTGGTTTTAAGTTTGTTACGACTAATACTTTACGTCCAACTAATTGTTCAGGTTGATAGTGTTCTGCGATTCCAGAAACGATTTGACGAACTTCTGAACCTAAATCGATTTGAGAAACTAATAAGCGGTCTGCTTTTGGGTGTTGTTTACATTCTTTGATTTGACCAACTTTGATTTCTACTTTCATGAAATCATCGATTCCGATTAATGGTGTTGTTTCAACTTCTTCGATTTTTTCTTCTTTTTTAGGTTCTTCAGTCGTTGGTTTAACTGATTGTGACATTTGATCTTTAATGTATTCCACTTCTACTTCTACCTCCAGACGTGGGAAAATAGGTGTTCCTTTTTCAACCACTTTTGTTTTTTCTGCTAATGTATCAAATTTCGTTAAGCTATCCCATACTTTAGATGCTTCATTTTCAATTCCTAATTGAGCAAAGATTTGTGGCGTTGTACGAGGCATGAACGGCTCAATCATAATCGCAATTTGACGTAAGCTTTCTGCTAAATGGTTCATAACTGACGCTAATTGATCTTTGTTTGCTTCATCTTTTGCTAATACCCAAGGAGCTGTTTCATCGATGTATTTGTTTGTACGAGCTACTAATGCCCAAATATCAGATAAAACAATACTAAATTGCATCTCTTCAAAGTTTTTCTCAACTTTTTCAACTGTCATTTTAATGAAATCTTCTAACGTTTGATCAAATTCAGTCACTTGACCTGCGTAAGCTGGAATGACTCCACCAAAGTATTTGTTGATCATCGAAACGGTACGGTTTAATAAGTTTCCTAAGTCGTTAGCTAAATCGAAGTTTACACGCTCAACGAATGATTCTGGTGAGAAGACTCCATCTTGTCCAAATGGTAATTCACGTAATAAGAAGTAACGCACCGCGTCAAGTCCATAACGTTCAATTAACATTTCTGGATAAACAACATTTCCTTTTGATTTAGACATTTTTCCATCTTTCATCATGATAAATCCATGAGCAAAAATTTTCTTAGGTAATGGTAAGTCTAATGCCATTAAGAAAATTGGCCAATAGATCGTATGGAAACGAACGATATCTTTACCAACGACATGTACGTCAGCTGGCCAGTATTTATTAAATAACTCTTCATTATCTGATCCATATCCTAATGAAGTAATGTAGTTAGATAAGGCATCTACCCAAACATAAATGACATGCTTAGGATCTCCTGGTACTTTAACTCCCCAGTCAAATGTTGTACGAGAAACTGATAAGTCTTCTAATCCTGGTTTGATGAAGTTATTGACCATCTCATTTTTACGTGATTCTGGTAAGATAAACTCAGGATTCGCATTATAATATTCCATTAAACGATCCGCGTATTTTTTCATGTTAAAGAAATAAGATTCTTCTTTTACGACTTTCACATCACGTCCACAATCTGGACATTTTCCATCTACTAATTGGGTTTCTGTGTAGTATGACTCACAAGGTGTACAATATAATCCCTCATAATGCCCTTTATAAATATCTCCGTTTTCCATAAATTTAGCGAAGATTTTTTCAACCATTTCTTCATGACGTTTTTCAGTTGTACGAATGAAATCATCATTTGTAATATCCATCATCGCCCATAACTTTTTCGCTGCATCGGCAATTTCATCCACATAAGCTTGTGGGTCTTTTCCAGCTTCTTGGGCTTTTTCTTGAATCTTTTGTCCATGCTCATCCATCCCAGTTAAGAAACGAACATCGAAACCACGAGCACGTTTATAACGAGCCATCGCATCAGACGCTACTGTTGTATAAGCTGTCCCGATGTGGAATTTCCCACTTGGATAGTAAATTGGAGTTGTAATATAAAACGTTGGCTTAGTCACTCAAATTCACCTCATTCAAATTCATAATGAATTTATTATAGCATATTTCAGACACCTTTAGACATGAAAAAAAGCTAGGAGTCAAAATGAATTTAAATTATTTTTCCAATGATCATCTCCTGCTTATTTCAAAGGATCCAAATATTCGTCAAATCAACAGGCTTCTTTTTTATTAGACAAAAATTATATGTATAAATTTGACTATCCATTAAGGTATACATACGAATTTCTTATTTTTCGATGCTTCGACATTGAAGCTTTGCTAAAGTATTTGCTAAGGGGGAACGACTAATGAAACAGGTGAAAGGTCAATTGACTAAGCGAGATATGACTTTAATTGAATATTGTTTAGCACACTTACCGATCAGTAGCGATATTGCAGCTACACTTTTTTATCCTAATAAATATATCGCCCAACGAAGATTGACCACAATTCATAGACTCAACTATCTTAAACGCACTGAACGATTAATTGTTAATCAACCTTATGTTTACTATACGGATAAAAATGATTTAAAAAACTATCCACTTAGTATTTTATTATATGATATTCGGTTATGTGGATTTGAAATTGAGTCCTATCAGTTTAAAGATGACTTACTGACGGCGACCATCCATAAAAATGAAGAATTCTATAAAATTAGTGCTACACTTGAAAATCTCCCACAAGTTTATAAACGTCTATCACTTCAATAAAAAACACCGAGAAATCGGTGTTTTTTATTATTCTCTTAAATAAATATCCACATCATCTCCAAGGCAAAATGACCACAGCGCATCACTCAGCTGTTTGGGATAAAATGAATAATCCATTAAGTTTCGAATAGGAATCCATTCTACTCCAATTTGATGACAATCTAACTGTGGACGAATGAGATTGTCTGGGTTCTCAACAACATGACATAAAAATATATGTTCTATCTCCCGAATCAAATATGACTCATCACCACTTTGTTGATAAGATTTATAATCTCTCACAAACAATAGATCATGAACTTTAATCTTTAGATTTAATGTATCTAAACAATGACGTCTGAGGGCATCAAACATATTTTCTATCGTTTTAACTTCTCCACCTGGTAATAAATAATAATGATTTCGTCCTTCATCTAAACAATCAGCTAATTTGATACAAAGTAGTTTACCATCTTCAACAATTACCGCTCTTACGGAACTTTTCATCTCATTAAGCCCCCTCTACAAAAAACGTTTTCTTTACAATATACGAAATGATTCTATGAAATAAAACTAAACTAGCGTTATTTCTATGAATTTTTATCATCTTATCCACAACAAAAAAGAGGATCTTAAAATTAAGACCCTCTTAAAAGACTTATTCACTATTTTTATGTAAAGAATTTATTACTGTACAAAAGATCCAATGATACCACTAATACCGATAATCAAAAAGATCATTCCTCCTAATTTAGTGGACCACCGATACACTAAAGAAGGTTCAGATGAATGAGACGATT of the Turicibacter sp. TJ11 genome contains:
- a CDS encoding ABC transporter permease, which translates into the protein MWKYILKRLAISVVTIFLILLFLFLMLEFMPGTPFNDEKLTDAQRALLEAKYGLDQPIFIRFFNYLKLALFEGDFGVSYAIQKDVPVSTLIGGRVMITIRIGLQAIVLGTVIGLLLGLVAALRRNTWVDTGATVISVIGVSVPSYVFALGLCFFLGYKFKWFPITYNLDKSFLSTILPTIALSMFVIANVARFLRSEMIEVLQSDFMLLVKAKGVKKKNLILKHAMRNALIPVITVVAPLMVSLMTGSLVVEKIFAIPGMGSLLVTAIQVNDYNVIIALSFIYSILFIGTMLVVDILYGVIDPRIRLSKEGGSHES
- a CDS encoding peptide ABC transporter substrate-binding protein — its product is MKKYAKFLMIFVFSVMTLTACSGNSDSSDGKFLKVAKDVEISSMDHHVASDGLSFEVIAATIEGLYTLDADGNAVPALAKSHEESEDGLTHTFVLREDANWNNGEPVTAADFVYAWRRLVNPETASEYGFIADVAGITNAAAVNAGELPLEELGVKAIDDKTLEVSLELPVPYFLQLMAFPSFYPLNEAFVTEKGADYAQSPEGLLANGPFKMTEWTQGHSFKVEKNETYYDKDKVELAGIEYKIMKDSQTAALEFESGNLDVVRLAGEIVDLYKTNEAFTLIHEGYLWYMSPNQEVEELSNVNLRKALGHGINKEQLTQAVLNDGSTVADFIVPVSLATGPDGKDFRETAGTYLEYDVKKAQEYWEKVKSELGVDSLTFELLFEDTDSIKKCAEFIQSELQTNLPGLTIELKSQPKKQRVELMRTGAYELGLTRWGPDYADPTTYLDMFITGNDNNMPNYSSEDYDTLMGRIDKGDLVYDVEARWEAMKEAEALLIGEDAAVAPLYQQGNTYLINPKVSGIETHSVGVPFIYKNVKISE
- a CDS encoding M60 family metallopeptidase; the encoded protein is MFDIKKYFNLALLGITALLNINHHSVQAANAYYSETNAPEFYGTTQITLKVGDSLDLQEAKYRIYARDFEDGDLTQHIQVKSENVDETTAGTYAVVYTVTDSHQNTTEITVPVIVSDDSNVNPSIQRTLYDLPSVWNMSLVGTHRANSGDRQHLGVFLPQGSNVKVKMISGDLNIQLQGLNNDADTEQSTQLNKDKTEQLVTANHDIVLFARTAVGENIEKQIIEIEFVDPAVKSVQYYHDGDDEANFMSEWEKDSGNYAVIENEVITVLVPYADRTKITAPTYFGNAFNTLDEFLYYWQEAVDFFDECLGLEFNPEEAIDQNVRSRYTIKADKDSAGAAYYSISHVAINSASVASFFQRNWGGLHEIAHGYQGSLGSNGMALGEVSNNILGWFFQYYSLNTDRFSQNYDFYGNLGGVGMLDQTEHKYNLNRLSGETFSQLDVYYRLYALLNLLESFDSYHTYANINQWYRRYVNDKGAIKNQDAYTLAIAENYGYNVVPYFEAWGVDISDQTKSTLDVGNYQYVSILSDLVSEAMATEIKIKENLHGEFALVSNELLSKYGLKGSLDLTIQIQNLDDVIGKYIYLMDGETSVAKVKITSETVVFDDLPVGTYTLQMPIPNGDYVYDPQYVIIKEGQNEATFDYRSTDTSQQETCMWLGIKGIYNTYGFKMELNSTNEATITLGGADLGNRNASWANRPDEVYTSIKILDPQGQEVYYKEAKGNNYLSLTTVTEKLTVDSNYVVEIYHDNPQNYVKVFSQVTGNEIENYRTTEKNTRYVIKNCGFVKENMTDEEFDQINYEVLASQLKEMIDDYQRHVSEAELQNKKINSAKKSQILAAINQLRDEDKAPYLDLYHQIKTGGIPVLQAEESYTFKVGDVIDLYDLVSATDNEDGEISLDQENTIIETKLDPNVPGTYRVKYTVLDSDQNKAEKEITVTIVQPVEPEQPVEPEQPVEPEQPVEPEQPVDPEQPVEPEQPVEPEQPVEPEQPVEPEQPVEPEQPVEPEQPVEPEQPEQPEQSNELDDPEHVIHQPETGFSGLLGLFGFIGILTGVLCIKKKKN
- the metG gene encoding methionine--tRNA ligase, translated to MTKPTFYITTPIYYPSGKFHIGTAYTTVASDAMARYKRARGFDVRFLTGMDEHGQKIQEKAQEAGKDPQAYVDEIADAAKKLWAMMDITNDDFIRTTEKRHEEMVEKIFAKFMENGDIYKGHYEGLYCTPCESYYTETQLVDGKCPDCGRDVKVVKEESYFFNMKKYADRLMEYYNANPEFILPESRKNEMVNNFIKPGLEDLSVSRTTFDWGVKVPGDPKHVIYVWVDALSNYITSLGYGSDNEELFNKYWPADVHVVGKDIVRFHTIYWPIFLMALDLPLPKKIFAHGFIMMKDGKMSKSKGNVVYPEMLIERYGLDAVRYFLLRELPFGQDGVFSPESFVERVNFDLANDLGNLLNRTVSMINKYFGGVIPAYAGQVTEFDQTLEDFIKMTVEKVEKNFEEMQFSIVLSDIWALVARTNKYIDETAPWVLAKDEANKDQLASVMNHLAESLRQIAIMIEPFMPRTTPQIFAQLGIENEASKVWDSLTKFDTLAEKTKVVEKGTPIFPRLEVEVEVEYIKDQMSQSVKPTTEEPKKEEKIEEVETTPLIGIDDFMKVEIKVGQIKECKQHPKADRLLVSQIDLGSEVRQIVSGIAEHYQPEQLVGRKVLVVTNLKPVKLRGELSEGMVLAASNDGVLTLPTIIDELPNGSKVK
- a CDS encoding NUDIX domain-containing protein, producing MKSSVRAVIVEDGKLLCIKLADCLDEGRNHYYLLPGGEVKTIENMFDALRRHCLDTLNLKIKVHDLLFVRDYKSYQQSGDESYLIREIEHIFLCHVVENPDNLIRPQLDCHQIGVEWIPIRNLMDYSFYPKQLSDALWSFCLGDDVDIYLRE
- a CDS encoding DUF6199 family natural product biosynthesis protein, producing MIVKPDWFWLITESWKSSHSSEPSLVYRWSTKLGGMIFLIIGISGIIGSFVQ